One Brachybacterium kimchii genomic window carries:
- a CDS encoding response regulator produces MIRILVADDHAIVRRGLVWVLDAHEDLQVVAEADSPEAARDRARRGDVDVVLLDLQFTTSRLRGSAVIPDLRAVEDPPAVVVLTTYDNDQDVLEAMEAGASGYLLKDSSPEELATAVRRAALGSRVVDERVRSRLDPTGPEALSEREREVLLLVAAGRTNAQIAAEMFLSQATVKTHLVHVFDKLGAGSRTDAVARARARGILRPDG; encoded by the coding sequence ATGATCCGGATCCTGGTGGCCGACGACCACGCGATCGTCCGCCGCGGCCTGGTCTGGGTGCTCGACGCGCACGAGGACCTGCAGGTGGTCGCCGAGGCCGACTCCCCCGAGGCCGCCCGTGACCGTGCCCGGCGCGGTGACGTCGACGTGGTGCTCCTGGACCTGCAGTTCACGACGAGCCGTCTGCGCGGCAGCGCCGTGATCCCCGATCTGCGGGCGGTGGAGGACCCGCCCGCCGTCGTCGTGCTCACCACCTACGACAACGACCAGGACGTGCTCGAGGCGATGGAGGCGGGAGCCTCCGGCTACCTGCTCAAGGACTCCTCGCCCGAGGAGCTGGCGACCGCGGTGCGGCGCGCCGCGCTCGGCTCCCGGGTGGTCGACGAGCGGGTGCGCTCCCGCCTGGACCCCACGGGACCCGAGGCGCTCAGCGAGAGGGAGCGGGAGGTGCTGCTGCTGGTGGCCGCGGGCCGCACGAACGCGCAGATCGCCGCCGAGATGTTCCTGTCCCAGGCGACGGTCAAGACGCACCTCGTGCACGTCTTCGACAAGCTCGGGGCGGGCAGCCGCACCGACGCGGTCGCCAGAGCGCGGGCGCGAGGGATCCTGCGGCCCGACGGCTGA
- a CDS encoding sensor histidine kinase, which produces MPERVLPSRTPYALALRWLVHVLLYLLVVVVALRTLGDLPSASALARLVLLLVLVSVYSIGARRTAGRGADHRGSWRALGHLLPAVLAWAACLALTPDATWIAFGLDFAVLYALPLAGGIVGLVLVTAIAVGGFAAWQGALPVAGVVGPVIGALVALAVVLAVRALQEEIDERTRLARDLLAAQEDLARTQREAARAEERTRIARELHDTVAQSALSIQMLLDASRTALEGGDSPTALGHLGEARRTAALTSRQTRSFVDQDAADEREGMGLEERLRAVIDESAPAAGASPVVSLRCELDPGTPGLVPERTASGLERILRSLLGNVLQHADAARAVATLSVQDGDLVLDVVDDGVGMAPGSPEGAAEGFGLRTVRARARALGGAMALESAPGEGTAVQVRVPLGAPPTRAGAADGHDERTTNEEGEQR; this is translated from the coding sequence ATGCCCGAGCGCGTCCTGCCCTCACGCACCCCGTACGCGCTCGCCCTGCGCTGGCTCGTGCACGTGCTGCTCTACCTGCTCGTGGTGGTCGTCGCCCTGCGCACCCTGGGCGATCTGCCCTCCGCGAGCGCCTTGGCCCGCCTGGTGCTGCTGCTCGTGCTCGTGAGCGTCTACTCGATCGGGGCTCGCCGGACCGCCGGGCGCGGCGCCGACCACCGCGGATCGTGGCGAGCGCTCGGCCATCTCCTGCCCGCGGTCCTCGCCTGGGCCGCGTGCCTCGCCCTCACCCCCGATGCGACGTGGATCGCCTTCGGACTCGACTTCGCCGTCCTCTACGCTCTGCCGCTCGCCGGCGGGATCGTGGGCCTCGTCCTGGTCACGGCGATCGCCGTCGGAGGGTTCGCCGCCTGGCAGGGCGCACTTCCGGTCGCGGGCGTCGTGGGCCCCGTGATCGGCGCCCTCGTGGCACTCGCGGTGGTGCTCGCGGTGCGCGCCCTCCAGGAGGAGATCGACGAGCGGACCCGCCTCGCGCGCGATCTCCTCGCCGCGCAGGAGGATCTCGCGCGCACCCAGCGCGAGGCGGCCCGCGCGGAGGAGCGCACGCGCATCGCCCGCGAGCTGCACGACACCGTCGCGCAGTCGGCGCTGTCCATCCAGATGCTGCTGGACGCCTCGCGCACCGCGCTCGAGGGCGGTGACTCCCCCACTGCCCTCGGACACCTGGGCGAGGCCCGGAGGACGGCCGCGCTCACGAGCCGGCAGACCCGCTCCTTCGTCGACCAGGACGCGGCCGACGAGCGCGAGGGCATGGGCCTCGAGGAGCGCCTGCGCGCCGTGATCGATGAGTCGGCGCCCGCGGCAGGAGCCTCTCCCGTCGTCTCCCTCCGCTGCGAGCTCGACCCCGGGACGCCGGGCCTCGTGCCGGAGCGCACCGCGAGCGGCCTCGAGCGGATCCTGCGCTCGCTGCTGGGCAACGTCCTCCAGCACGCCGACGCCGCCCGCGCCGTCGCGACGCTCTCCGTGCAGGACGGCGACCTGGTCCTCGACGTGGTCGACGACGGCGTGGGGATGGCGCCGGGGAGTCCCGAGGGAGCCGCCGAGGGCTTCGGGCTGCGCACGGTGAGGGCGCGCGCCCGGGCGCTCGGAGGCGCCATGGCCCTCGAGAGCGCCCCCGGTGAGGGGACGGCGGTGCAGGTCCGCGTGCCGCTCGGCGCACCGCCGACGCGCGCAGGCGCAGCCGACGGGCACGACGAGCGGACGACGAACGAGGAGGGAGAGCAGCGATGA